The proteins below are encoded in one region of Catharus ustulatus isolate bCatUst1 chromosome 21, bCatUst1.pri.v2, whole genome shotgun sequence:
- the TOR2A gene encoding prosalusin isoform X3 produces the protein MKGLREFLEKPNPEKPLVMSFHGSTGTGKTYVSSMLIRYLFQRGLQSPYVHHFSPIVHFPHAEQIEQYKENLKRWIQGNLTNCGRSAFLFDEMDKMHPGLIDVIIPFLGPSWVVYGTNYRKAIFIFISNAGGEQINNVTLALWRARKDREEITLQDLEPAISKAVFENPQSGFWQSGIIHEHLIDFVVPFLPLKHHHVKQCVISELVQQGLEVVWENLEDEEFHSDVLLGRGTVTVPWKKALPCWQGEDPRRAEGWLGER, from the exons ATGAAGGGGCTGAGGGAGTTCCTGGAGAAGCCGAATCCAGAGAAACCCCTTGTGATGTCCTTCCACGGCTCGACAGGAACAGGCAAAACCTATGTGAGCTCCATGCTCATCCGCTACCTCTTCCAgagggggctgcagagcccctaCGTTCACCACTTCTCCCCCATAGTGCATTTCCCACACGCTGAGCAGATAGAGCAGTACAAG GAAAACCTGAAGCGCTGGATCCAAGGGAACTTGACAAACTGTGGACGGTCAGCGTTTCTCTTTGATGAGATGGACAAGATGCACCCAGGCCTGATTGATGTGATCATTCCATTCCTGGGACCCTCATGGGTTGTGTACGGGACCAACTACCGCAAAgccatcttcatcttcatcag CAATGCAGGAGGGGAGCAGATCAACAACGTGACATTGGCTCTGTGGCGTGCCCGCAAGGACCGGGAGGAAATCACCTTGCAGGACCTGGAGCCAGCCATCTCCAAGGCCGTGTTTGAAAACCCTCAGA GTGGCTTCTGGCAATCTGGGATCATTCATGAACATCTCATTGATTTTGTTGTGCCTTTCCTTCCACTGAAGCACCACCACGTAAAGCAGTGCGTCATCAGCGAGCTTGTCCAGCAAGGTCTTGAG GTGGTGTGGGAGAACTTGGAAGATGAGGAATTTCACAGTGATGTGCTGCTGGGCCGGGGAACTGTCACAGTGCCCTGGAAGaaagctctgccctgctggcagggtgAGGACCCACGCAGGGCTGAAGGATGGCTTGGGGAAAGGTGA
- the PTRH1 gene encoding probable peptidyl-tRNA hydrolase isoform X3: protein MLAAEVAGLGNYGLWGTRHSVGMEVLDRLARQLEVADRWRVDKRCCADVTLAAAHGLELVLLKPRRFMNLNGLSIASAAEIYSLGPGDIYLVHDDLDKALGKVAIKLGGSARGHNGVQSCISAMHSNEMTRLRIGIGRPEGDVTVPNYVLSPFSAGEREKLEQILAQAVTCLLEHIRSRAPTEPGDRG, encoded by the exons ATGCTGGCGGCGGAG GTGGCCGGCCTGGGAAACTATGGGCTGTGGGGCACACGGCACAGTGTGGGCATGGAGGTGCTGGATCGGCTGGCCCGGCAGCTGGAGGTGGCTGACAGATGGCGAGTGGACAAGCGGTGCTGTGCTGATGTGAccctggctgcagcccatggcctggagctggtgctgctcaaaCCACGGAGGTTCATGAACCTCAATGGGCTCAGCATCGCCAGTGCTG CTGAGATCTACAGCCTTGGCCCTGGAGACATTTACCTGGTTCACGACGACTTGGACAAGGCCTTAGGCAAGGTGGCAATCAAGCTGGGAGGCAGTGCGAG GGGACACAACGGGGTCCAGTCCTGCATCAGTGCTATGCACTCCAAC gaGATGACCCGGCTCAGGATCGGCATCGGGCGGCCAGAGGGGGATGTGACAGTGCCCAACTATGTCCTGTCTCCGTTCAGTGCTGGAGAGCGGGAGAAGCTGGAGCAGATCCTGGCCCAGGCAGTGACCTGCCTGCTGGAGCACATCAGGAGCCGAGCACCTACagagccaggggacaggggctga
- the PTRH1 gene encoding probable peptidyl-tRNA hydrolase isoform X2, which translates to MLAAEVAGLGNYGLWGTRHSVGMEVLDRLARQLEVADRWRVDKRCCADVTLAAAHGLELVLLKPRRFMNLNGLSIASAAEIYSLGPGDIYLVHDDLDKALGKVAIKLGGSARGHNGVQSCISAMHSNRAVVFLAAMEDMETISLSGSARPGRSLGSRHSSAKASSKIMFLGASTQNHLENMRSCSLAAQSHSQYCHVA; encoded by the exons ATGCTGGCGGCGGAG GTGGCCGGCCTGGGAAACTATGGGCTGTGGGGCACACGGCACAGTGTGGGCATGGAGGTGCTGGATCGGCTGGCCCGGCAGCTGGAGGTGGCTGACAGATGGCGAGTGGACAAGCGGTGCTGTGCTGATGTGAccctggctgcagcccatggcctggagctggtgctgctcaaaCCACGGAGGTTCATGAACCTCAATGGGCTCAGCATCGCCAGTGCTG CTGAGATCTACAGCCTTGGCCCTGGAGACATTTACCTGGTTCACGACGACTTGGACAAGGCCTTAGGCAAGGTGGCAATCAAGCTGGGAGGCAGTGCGAG GGGACACAACGGGGTCCAGTCCTGCATCAGTGCTATGCACTCCAAC AGGGCTGTTGTCTTTTTGGCTGCCATGGAGGACATGGAAACAATTAGCTTGAGTGGCTCTGCCAGGCCTGGCAGGAGCCTGGGATCTcggcacagctcagcaaaagCCTCTTCCAAAATTATGTTTCTTGGAGCAAGCACTCAAAACCACCTGGAAAACATGAGGAGCTGCTCCCTTGCTGCCCAGTCTCACTCTCAGTATTGTCACGTTGCCTAG
- the TOR2A gene encoding prosalusin isoform X2, with translation MTARVLQSWFRFVSGLEFDLATNLVGQPLVRQQVMKGLREFLEKPNPEKPLVMSFHGSTGTGKTYVSSMLIRYLFQRGLQSPYVHHFSPIVHFPHAEQIEQYKENLKRWIQGNLTNCGRSAFLFDEMDKMHPGLIDVIIPFLGPSWVVYGTNYRKAIFIFISNAGGEQINNVTLALWRARKDREEITLQDLEPAISKAVFENPQSGFWQSGIIHEHLIDFVVPFLPLKHHHVKQCVISELVQQGLEVRPSVVQEVADSIPYFPEEEKLFSSTGCKTVASRISFFF, from the exons ATGACAGCCCGCGTTCTCCAATCCTGGTTTCGCTTCGTTTCAGGTCTGGAGTTTGACTTGGCCACGAATCTGGTGGGGCAGCCCCTGGTGAGGCAGCAGGTGATGAAGGGGCTGAGGGAGTTCCTGGAGAAGCCGAATCCAGAGAAACCCCTTGTGATGTCCTTCCACGGCTCGACAGGAACAGGCAAAACCTATGTGAGCTCCATGCTCATCCGCTACCTCTTCCAgagggggctgcagagcccctaCGTTCACCACTTCTCCCCCATAGTGCATTTCCCACACGCTGAGCAGATAGAGCAGTACAAG GAAAACCTGAAGCGCTGGATCCAAGGGAACTTGACAAACTGTGGACGGTCAGCGTTTCTCTTTGATGAGATGGACAAGATGCACCCAGGCCTGATTGATGTGATCATTCCATTCCTGGGACCCTCATGGGTTGTGTACGGGACCAACTACCGCAAAgccatcttcatcttcatcag CAATGCAGGAGGGGAGCAGATCAACAACGTGACATTGGCTCTGTGGCGTGCCCGCAAGGACCGGGAGGAAATCACCTTGCAGGACCTGGAGCCAGCCATCTCCAAGGCCGTGTTTGAAAACCCTCAGA GTGGCTTCTGGCAATCTGGGATCATTCATGAACATCTCATTGATTTTGTTGTGCCTTTCCTTCCACTGAAGCACCACCACGTAAAGCAGTGCGTCATCAGCGAGCTTGTCCAGCAAGGTCTTGAGGTACGCCCCAGTGTCGTCCAGGAGGTGGCTGACAGCATCCCCTACTTCCcagaagaagagaaattatTCTCATCAACAGGCTGTAAAACAGTGGCCTCTCGCATTAGTTTTTTCTTCTAG
- the PTRH1 gene encoding probable peptidyl-tRNA hydrolase isoform X1 yields the protein MLAAEVAGLGNYGLWGTRHSVGMEVLDRLARQLEVADRWRVDKRCCADVTLAAAHGLELVLLKPRRFMNLNGLSIASAAEIYSLGPGDIYLVHDDLDKALGKVAIKLGGSARGHNGVQSCISAMHSNVSGPQWKGISPVPPSMHGLFPHSRFHDSPQTNLCSVPPFSPSPSSQRAVVFLAAMEDMETISLSGSARPGRSLGSRHSSAKASSKIMFLGASTQNHLENMRSCSLAAQSHSQYCHVA from the exons ATGCTGGCGGCGGAG GTGGCCGGCCTGGGAAACTATGGGCTGTGGGGCACACGGCACAGTGTGGGCATGGAGGTGCTGGATCGGCTGGCCCGGCAGCTGGAGGTGGCTGACAGATGGCGAGTGGACAAGCGGTGCTGTGCTGATGTGAccctggctgcagcccatggcctggagctggtgctgctcaaaCCACGGAGGTTCATGAACCTCAATGGGCTCAGCATCGCCAGTGCTG CTGAGATCTACAGCCTTGGCCCTGGAGACATTTACCTGGTTCACGACGACTTGGACAAGGCCTTAGGCAAGGTGGCAATCAAGCTGGGAGGCAGTGCGAG GGGACACAACGGGGTCCAGTCCTGCATCAGTGCTATGCACTCCAACGTGAGTGGGCCTCAGTGGAAGGGGATCAGTCCTGTGCCCCCCTCAATGCATGGCTTGTTCCCCCACTCCCGTTTTCATGATTCCCCTCAGACTAACCTCTGCTCCGTTCcccccttttctccttccccttcttcccAGAGGGCTGTTGTCTTTTTGGCTGCCATGGAGGACATGGAAACAATTAGCTTGAGTGGCTCTGCCAGGCCTGGCAGGAGCCTGGGATCTcggcacagctcagcaaaagCCTCTTCCAAAATTATGTTTCTTGGAGCAAGCACTCAAAACCACCTGGAAAACATGAGGAGCTGCTCCCTTGCTGCCCAGTCTCACTCTCAGTATTGTCACGTTGCCTAG
- the TOR2A gene encoding prosalusin isoform X1, translated as MTARVLQSWFRFVSGLEFDLATNLVGQPLVRQQVMKGLREFLEKPNPEKPLVMSFHGSTGTGKTYVSSMLIRYLFQRGLQSPYVHHFSPIVHFPHAEQIEQYKENLKRWIQGNLTNCGRSAFLFDEMDKMHPGLIDVIIPFLGPSWVVYGTNYRKAIFIFISNAGGEQINNVTLALWRARKDREEITLQDLEPAISKAVFENPQSGFWQSGIIHEHLIDFVVPFLPLKHHHVKQCVISELVQQGLEVVWENLEDEEFHSDVLLGRGTVTVPWKKALPCWQGEDPRRAEGWLGER; from the exons ATGACAGCCCGCGTTCTCCAATCCTGGTTTCGCTTCGTTTCAGGTCTGGAGTTTGACTTGGCCACGAATCTGGTGGGGCAGCCCCTGGTGAGGCAGCAGGTGATGAAGGGGCTGAGGGAGTTCCTGGAGAAGCCGAATCCAGAGAAACCCCTTGTGATGTCCTTCCACGGCTCGACAGGAACAGGCAAAACCTATGTGAGCTCCATGCTCATCCGCTACCTCTTCCAgagggggctgcagagcccctaCGTTCACCACTTCTCCCCCATAGTGCATTTCCCACACGCTGAGCAGATAGAGCAGTACAAG GAAAACCTGAAGCGCTGGATCCAAGGGAACTTGACAAACTGTGGACGGTCAGCGTTTCTCTTTGATGAGATGGACAAGATGCACCCAGGCCTGATTGATGTGATCATTCCATTCCTGGGACCCTCATGGGTTGTGTACGGGACCAACTACCGCAAAgccatcttcatcttcatcag CAATGCAGGAGGGGAGCAGATCAACAACGTGACATTGGCTCTGTGGCGTGCCCGCAAGGACCGGGAGGAAATCACCTTGCAGGACCTGGAGCCAGCCATCTCCAAGGCCGTGTTTGAAAACCCTCAGA GTGGCTTCTGGCAATCTGGGATCATTCATGAACATCTCATTGATTTTGTTGTGCCTTTCCTTCCACTGAAGCACCACCACGTAAAGCAGTGCGTCATCAGCGAGCTTGTCCAGCAAGGTCTTGAG GTGGTGTGGGAGAACTTGGAAGATGAGGAATTTCACAGTGATGTGCTGCTGGGCCGGGGAACTGTCACAGTGCCCTGGAAGaaagctctgccctgctggcagggtgAGGACCCACGCAGGGCTGAAGGATGGCTTGGGGAAAGGTGA